Part of the Streptomyces sp. NBC_01264 genome, ACGCCTCGCCAAGGAGGCCACCGAACTCGTCCGGGACAGCGTGAGCGAGCTGCTCTACGACCACTCCCGCCGCGTGTACTTCTTCGGCAGCCTCCAGGGCCGCCGCCTCGGCATCGAGGCCGATCCGGAACTGCTCTACGTGGCCTCGATGTTCCACGACCTCGGCCTCACCGAGCCCTTCCGCACCAGCGGCCGCCGCTTCGAGGTGGACGGCGCCGACGAGGCGCGCCGCTTCCTGCGGACCCACGGGGTCCCCGAGGACGCGGTGCGCCGGGTGTGGACAGCGATCGCCCTGCACACCACCCCGGGCATCCCGGAGCACATGGAGCCCGAGGTGGCCCTGGTGACGGCCGGCGTGGAGTACGACGTGCTCGGCATCGGCTTCCACGACCTCTCCGAGGCGGACCGCGCGGCGGTCGTCGCCCTGCACCCGCGACCGCGGTTCAAGGAGCGCATCCTGCGCGCCTTCGCCGACGGCGTGGGGCCCAAGCCCGAAACGGCCTTCGGCAACATCAAGGCCGACGTGCTCGCGCACCACGTGCCCGGTTTCGAGCGCGCGGACTTCGTACGCGTCGTCCTGGACTCGCCGTGGCCCGAGTAGCCGCCCGGCCCGCCCCGCACAGCATCGTCATCGTCGCCTTCGACGGCGTGCAGCTGCTCGACGTCACGGGTCCCGCAGAGGTGTTCAGTACCGCCAACCTGCACGGTGCCCGCTACGAGGTCCGGATCGTCTCCCCGGACGGGTCCGACGTCCGGACCTCCTCGGGCGTACGCATCGGTGCGGACGGCGGCCCGGACAGCCTCCCGGCGCGGCCCGGGACGCTCGTGGTCCCCGGCCGCAGCGACTGGCGGCGGGCCGTCGCCGATCCGGCCCTGACGGGGCTGGTCGGCGAGCTGGTGCGGCGTTCGCGCCGGGTCACCTCGGTGTGCGCGGGGGCCTTCGTCCTGGCGGAGACCGGGGTGCTCGACGGGCGGCGGGCGGTCACGCACTGGAGGCTCGCGGCGCAGCTCGCGGCGGCGTACCCGCGGGTGCGCGTGGAGGCGGATCCGGTGTTCGTGCAGGACGGGCACGTGGTCACCTCCGCCGGGGTGACCTCCGGCATCGACCTCGCGCTGTCCCTGGTCGAGGAGGACCACGGGCCGGCCGTCGCCCGGGAGGTCGCGCGGGAGCTGGTCGTCTTCATGGCCAGGCCCGGCGGGCAGTCCCAGTACAGCGCCCGGCTGACCCCGCGCGAGGCCCGGCACCCGGTGCTGCGCACGGTCATGGACGCCATCGGGGCCGACCCGCGGCTCGCGCTCGATGAGGTCGCCCGGGACGCCGGGATCAGCGGCCGGCACCTCGCCCGGCTCTTCCGTTCGGAGACCGGGATGACGCCGGGGCAGTACCTGGAGTCCATCCGCCTCGAAGCCGCCCAGGTCCTCCTGGAGGCCGGGGACGATCCGGTGGACACGGTGGCCGAGCAGTCGGGCTTCGGCTCCGCCGAGACGATGCGCCGCGTCTTCCAGCACACCCTGGACCTCGCCCCGACGGCCTACCGCGCCCGCTTCCGCAGCACGCGCACGTCCCCGCCGTCGGGGTCGCCGATCAGCACGAACAGCTCGGGCTCCGCCGAGGTGCCCGCGACCTCCCACCTGAGCGAGGCCTCCGGGCACTCGGGCACGGTGAGGACCACGGCCGCCCGGTCGTAGAAGCGGTCCGCCTCCCGGGGCTCCCACGTGCCGTGGCCCGAGCAGCGGTCGACCACCTCGAACCCGTCGTCCACCGGCAGCTTCTCCGCCGTCACCCCGCCCTGCGCGTCGAGTTCCAGGCGGATTCCGGCACCGGTCCACTCGCCGACGTAGTCGCCCTGCGACAGGACCGGCGGCTGGTACGGCCCCGACCGCGACGGCCAGGCCGAGCCGGCGACGAAGGCCACCACGGCCGCCACCGCCGCCACCCCGAGCGTCCACCGCCGCACCGAGGACTTCGTCCGCTGCCGCATCCGTGCGTACACGGCCACCGCCACCGGGAGCACCCCGGCGGCCGTGAGCCAGCCGCACGTGGCGGCGTACGGCGCGCTCGTCAGCAGGGCCACCGGGGTGGCGTACACGGCGCTGAGCACGGCGAGGACCGGCAGGGCCCACCAGGGTGCAGGGATGCGGGTGCGCACACCGGCGGCGTTCGAGAGCGCCATCACGGGGACGGTGACGAGCGTGCTGTGCACCCAGCCCAGCGCGAAGGCCAGCAGCGGCAGGACGAAACAGATGAAGACCAGCCCGACGATCGCGCCGATACCGCCGCCGTAGCCCTGGCCGTAGGGGTCGTCCATCACTTCCGCGAAGGTGGCCATCTGGTAGAACACCCCGGCGGCCACGAACTGCCCCGCGGCGACGGTCTCCCCGCCCGGCGCGGCGCCGCTCCAGTCGCGTCCCTTCGGCTGCGCCACGGCCACGCCGTTCCACGTGCCAGCACCCACGGCGATCCCCCCGGATCATTAATTGAACACGTTCAATCCATGGCGAACCCTACACCCCCCTTCCTATCTGACGCACCGTCAGCTTCAATCGGGAGGGTGATGGGACACGCAGGGATGGCGGCCACCGTCGTCCGATACCTCAGGTCAGTCGGCTCCCTCCCCTCCGCCGCCGCGGAGCCCGGGGCCGAGCCCGTCGAAGCACTGCCCCGCCCCGATCTGCGGGCCGTCGGCGAACACGAGCGTGCACCCGTCAGCCCCGCCGAGTTCCGCGCCGTACTGGGGAACTTCGCCAGCGGGGTCACGATCATCACCTCGCCGCCCGGCGAGGGCGAGGAGGGTCCGGCCGGCTTCGCCTGCCAGTCCTTCGCCTCGCTCTCCCTCGACCCCCCGCTGGTCACTTTCATGGTGGCCCGTACGTCGACCACCTGGCCCCGCATCGCACGCACCGGGGTGTTCTGCGTGAACATCCTCGGCGCCGAACAGGGCGACCTGTGCCGGGCCTTCGCCGTCAGCGGCGCCGACAAGTTCGCCGGGGTCGCGCACACCCCGGCCCCCGCCACGGGCTCCCCGCAGCTCGACGCCGTGCCCGCCTGGATCGACTGCCGGATCCACGCCGTGCACACCGGCGGCGACCACCTCATCGTGGTCGGCAAGGTCGAGGCCATGGGCGCGGCCGGCGAGGGCGAGCCCCTGCTCTTCCACAAGGGCCGCTTCGGCCGCTTCGCCGACTGACCCGGGCCGGTGGCGCCCCACCACGAGAGGGGCCCCGGCCGCAACGGCCGGGGCCCCTCTCGCGTCCGCGCCCCCGATGTCAGAACGTGAGGACCCCCCGCGCCACCCGCCCGTGGTGCGCGTCGTCCACGGCCTTGGCGAAGTCCTCGACCGGGTAGACCTCCGTGACCAGTTCGTCCAGCAGCAGCCTGCCCTGCCGGTAGAGCTCCGCGTAGAGCGCGATGTCCCGCTGCGGGCGCGAGGACCCGTACCGGCAGCCCATGATCGTCTTGTCCAGGTACATGGACGAGACCTGGAAGGCCGCCTCCTCCTTGAAGCCGGGCACGCCCAGCAGGACCGCCTGTCCGTGCCGGTCCAGGAGGTCGATGGCCTGCCGGATCAGCTTGACGTTGCCCACGCACTCGAAGGCGTGGTCCGCGCCCGTGGGCAGGATCTCCTTCACCGCCGCCGAGGAATCGGCGACCGCCGAGGCGTCGATGAAGTGCGTGGCGCCGAACTGCCGGGCCACCGCCTCCTTCGCCGGGTTCGCGTCGATCGCCACGATCGTCGTGGCACCCGCGATCCGCGCGCCCTGGAGCACGTTGAGCCCGATGCCGCCCGTGCCGATGACGACCACGCTCTCGCCGCGGTCCACCTTCGCCCGGTTCAGCACGGCGCCCACGCCCGTCAGGACCCCGCAGCCGATCAGGGCGGCCGAGGTCAGCGGGATGTCCTGGGG contains:
- a CDS encoding flavin reductase family protein; this encodes MAATVVRYLRSVGSLPSAAAEPGAEPVEALPRPDLRAVGEHERAPVSPAEFRAVLGNFASGVTIITSPPGEGEEGPAGFACQSFASLSLDPPLVTFMVARTSTTWPRIARTGVFCVNILGAEQGDLCRAFAVSGADKFAGVAHTPAPATGSPQLDAVPAWIDCRIHAVHTGGDHLIVVGKVEAMGAAGEGEPLLFHKGRFGRFAD
- a CDS encoding GlxA family transcriptional regulator, translating into MARVAARPAPHSIVIVAFDGVQLLDVTGPAEVFSTANLHGARYEVRIVSPDGSDVRTSSGVRIGADGGPDSLPARPGTLVVPGRSDWRRAVADPALTGLVGELVRRSRRVTSVCAGAFVLAETGVLDGRRAVTHWRLAAQLAAAYPRVRVEADPVFVQDGHVVTSAGVTSGIDLALSLVEEDHGPAVAREVARELVVFMARPGGQSQYSARLTPREARHPVLRTVMDAIGADPRLALDEVARDAGISGRHLARLFRSETGMTPGQYLESIRLEAAQVLLEAGDDPVDTVAEQSGFGSAETMRRVFQHTLDLAPTAYRARFRSTRTSPPSGSPISTNSSGSAEVPATSHLSEASGHSGTVRTTAARS
- a CDS encoding HD domain-containing protein, with translation MTTATTPVPVPVPDSRLAKEATELVRDSVSELLYDHSRRVYFFGSLQGRRLGIEADPELLYVASMFHDLGLTEPFRTSGRRFEVDGADEARRFLRTHGVPEDAVRRVWTAIALHTTPGIPEHMEPEVALVTAGVEYDVLGIGFHDLSEADRAAVVALHPRPRFKERILRAFADGVGPKPETAFGNIKADVLAHHVPGFERADFVRVVLDSPWPE
- a CDS encoding Zn-dependent alcohol dehydrogenase, translating into MRGVVFDGKQAQVVDDLEIRDPGPGEVLVAIAAAGLCHSDLSVIDGTIPFPPPVVLGHEGAGVVEAVGSGVTHVAPGDHVSLSTLANCGACADCDRGRPTMCRKAIGMPGQPFSRGGKPLYQFASNSAFAERTIVKAVQAVKIPQDIPLTSAALIGCGVLTGVGAVLNRAKVDRGESVVVIGTGGIGLNVLQGARIAGATTIVAIDANPAKEAVARQFGATHFIDASAVADSSAAVKEILPTGADHAFECVGNVKLIRQAIDLLDRHGQAVLLGVPGFKEEAAFQVSSMYLDKTIMGCRYGSSRPQRDIALYAELYRQGRLLLDELVTEVYPVEDFAKAVDDAHHGRVARGVLTF